In one window of Chlamydiota bacterium DNA:
- the frr gene encoding ribosome recycling factor — protein sequence MTFEEKVLGQIKEKMTKTIEFFQDELSGVRSGRANPALVEGMMVNYYGTPTKLKELAGITAPEPRSLVIQPWDIAAIEEIMKALNKNESGLVPKLEGKIIRIQVPELSEQRRNELKKVVKNMAEEARVNLRNTRREMNEFVKKGQKNSQITEDDLFRIEKEVQIKTDDFIKKVDDILIHKEKELTQV from the coding sequence ATGACATTCGAAGAAAAAGTTCTAGGTCAGATTAAAGAAAAGATGACAAAAACCATCGAATTTTTCCAAGACGAACTTTCCGGAGTAAGATCGGGTCGAGCCAATCCTGCTTTGGTCGAGGGGATGATGGTGAATTATTACGGAACACCTACTAAATTAAAAGAATTGGCAGGAATTACGGCTCCGGAGCCTCGGTCCCTGGTCATTCAACCCTGGGATATAGCGGCGATCGAAGAAATCATGAAGGCCTTGAACAAAAATGAATCCGGTCTTGTCCCAAAATTAGAAGGTAAAATTATTCGGATTCAAGTCCCAGAATTGAGCGAGCAGCGTCGCAATGAGCTTAAAAAAGTCGTGAAAAACATGGCGGAAGAGGCCAGAGTCAACTTAAGAAATACCCGCCGCGAAATGAATGAATTTGTAAAAAAAGGACAGAAAAATAGCCAAATCACGGAGGATGATCTTTTTCGCATTGAAAAAGAAGTACAAATTAAAACGGATGATTTTATTAAGAAGGTCGATGATATTTTAATTCATAAAGAAAAAGAACTTACGCAAGTCTAA
- a CDS encoding NYN domain-containing protein — MEIVNVYIDGPNLLGAVSDLRKKRVWVNPLQLSNHLINKQTQEIKAIFYAETPYPENLHSPGSFRKQQIFFGKIYTYIQNKEVFHIKGSYRVDTTTVPLFIVNQLKPDVQNLVKSLSWKKPMEKGGDVGLAVRLVRDAFRGEFDHAILVTADQDFAPAVNIVLSDAKKKVSIAYVNNSYRNALALRNKCEGAGFIQITRKIIDACEMS; from the coding sequence ATGGAGATTGTTAATGTTTACATAGACGGCCCAAATTTACTGGGAGCTGTAAGTGATCTAAGAAAGAAGCGTGTTTGGGTAAATCCTTTACAGCTTTCAAATCATTTAATCAATAAACAGACGCAGGAGATAAAGGCGATTTTTTATGCTGAAACCCCTTATCCTGAAAATCTCCACAGCCCCGGCTCATTTCGCAAACAACAAATTTTCTTCGGGAAAATTTATACCTATATTCAAAACAAAGAGGTGTTTCATATTAAAGGTAGTTATCGAGTGGACACAACTACGGTTCCACTTTTTATTGTAAATCAGCTAAAGCCAGATGTACAAAATTTGGTCAAAAGTCTCAGCTGGAAAAAGCCCATGGAAAAAGGCGGTGATGTAGGCCTTGCCGTGCGACTTGTAAGAGATGCCTTTCGGGGAGAATTTGATCATGCAATCTTAGTCACTGCAGATCAAGACTTTGCACCAGCAGTTAATATCGTTCTTTCGGATGCTAAAAAGAAGGTGAGCATAGCCTACGTGAACAATAGCTATCGGAATGCACTAGCATTGAGGAACAAATGTGAGGGAGCAGGATTTATACAGATAACACGAAAAATAATAGATGCATGTGAAATGAGTTAG
- a CDS encoding PD40 domain-containing protein, with product MVSNVNDLSEKIIISGISLPEKHRKDLIYYLVPSWSPDGEKIAFVDGNQIAIVNLLSGEKQILTHGKGLKIYPRWSPNGKRLLMMKVAIKKKNPSYGESRSDIDVMNLDGSFAKALTNLRGEAYLPQ from the coding sequence GTGGTATCAAATGTAAACGATCTTTCTGAAAAGATTATTATTTCAGGTATATCCCTTCCAGAAAAGCACCGAAAGGATTTGATTTATTATCTTGTTCCGAGCTGGTCCCCCGATGGAGAAAAAATCGCTTTTGTCGATGGAAATCAAATAGCAATAGTGAATTTGCTGAGTGGAGAGAAACAGATTCTGACCCATGGCAAAGGGCTTAAAATTTATCCGAGGTGGTCACCGAATGGAAAACGCCTTTTGATGATGAAAGTGGCTATTAAAAAGAAGAACCCCTCCTATGGAGAGAGTCGCTCTGACATTGATGTCATGAACCTAGACGGGTCTTTTGCAAAAGCTTTGACAAATCTAAGAGGTGAGGCTTATTTGCCTCAATGA
- the tatC gene encoding twin-arginine translocase subunit TatC, which translates to MKTTRKTKSWVRGKNSLEEMFPEKKPFFDHLEDFRQTFIRILVTVGITTVLSFFLSPKIFSMLKFPLERALTSIGKVGMEKEILRSMAPGGAFSLSLKIALCSGLIVSSPISLFFLAQFILPGLLEKERRYLYPVLFWGGILFLLGVLLCYQIVLPQSLKFLWRFHDFMGIVPLWTVDHYISFTLFLMLSFGLSFETPLLILALVKLNILSSKTLREKRRHAIVAIFIIAAVLTPSPDAFSQVLLALPMILLYEGCIWVSRKLD; encoded by the coding sequence GTGAAGACAACGAGGAAGACAAAAAGTTGGGTGAGGGGAAAAAATAGTTTGGAAGAAATGTTTCCGGAGAAAAAGCCCTTTTTCGATCATCTTGAAGACTTTCGTCAAACCTTCATCAGAATTCTTGTTACGGTTGGAATAACCACCGTTCTATCCTTTTTCCTTTCTCCAAAGATTTTTTCAATGCTTAAGTTTCCTCTTGAGCGGGCCCTTACTTCCATTGGAAAAGTGGGGATGGAGAAGGAGATTTTAAGAAGTATGGCCCCCGGTGGCGCTTTTTCTCTGAGTTTAAAAATTGCTCTATGTTCAGGACTGATTGTTTCATCTCCCATTTCTCTCTTCTTTTTGGCACAATTTATTCTTCCAGGTCTTCTTGAAAAAGAAAGACGATATCTTTATCCAGTCCTTTTCTGGGGTGGGATTCTTTTCCTTTTAGGAGTTCTTTTATGCTATCAGATTGTCCTTCCTCAAAGTTTAAAATTTCTTTGGCGGTTTCATGATTTTATGGGGATTGTTCCCTTATGGACGGTGGACCATTACATATCCTTTACACTCTTTTTGATGCTCTCCTTTGGTCTTTCCTTTGAAACTCCTTTACTCATCCTTGCCTTGGTCAAACTGAATATTTTATCTTCTAAGACACTCCGTGAAAAAAGGCGCCACGCCATTGTGGCCATCTTTATCATTGCAGCAGTCTTAACTCCTAGCCCGGACGCGTTTAGCCAAGTTCTTCTGGCTCTTCCGATGATTTTACTTTATGAAGGGTGTATTTGGGTAAGTAGAAAACTAGATTAA
- a CDS encoding UMP kinase has product MSQTPHPKPKYNRIILKLSGETLMGEKSYGVDPKAAISIAEQVKEVKQLGVQIAIVIGGGNIFRGINASGDGIDRTTADYMGMLATVINGMALQDALEKCGVMTRLQTSLEMAKIAEPYIRRRAMRHLEKGRVVIFAGGTGNPYFSTDTAAALRASEINAEVILKGTKVDGVYSADPHLDSKAVKFKELSYLEVLSKRLKVMDATAVSLCMENNVPIIVFDMWNSENLKRVIMGETIGTLVRDK; this is encoded by the coding sequence ATGAGTCAAACCCCTCATCCAAAACCCAAGTATAACCGAATCATTTTAAAATTGAGTGGCGAAACTCTGATGGGAGAAAAATCCTATGGAGTGGATCCGAAGGCCGCCATTTCAATTGCTGAACAAGTCAAAGAGGTGAAGCAACTTGGAGTTCAAATTGCCATTGTCATCGGGGGAGGAAACATTTTTAGAGGAATCAATGCCAGCGGGGATGGCATCGATCGGACCACTGCAGATTACATGGGAATGCTGGCCACCGTTATTAATGGAATGGCCCTTCAGGATGCCCTTGAAAAATGTGGGGTGATGACACGTCTTCAGACTTCGCTTGAAATGGCTAAAATTGCCGAGCCCTATATTCGAAGACGGGCTATGCGTCATTTGGAAAAAGGCCGAGTGGTCATCTTTGCGGGTGGAACAGGAAACCCTTACTTTTCGACCGATACCGCTGCCGCTCTTCGGGCCAGTGAAATTAATGCCGAGGTCATTCTCAAAGGAACAAAGGTCGATGGCGTTTACAGTGCCGATCCTCATTTAGATTCCAAAGCCGTCAAATTTAAAGAACTCAGCTATTTAGAAGTTTTGAGCAAGCGACTTAAAGTGATGGATGCCACAGCCGTTTCTTTGTGTATGGAAAACAATGTCCCCATTATTGTATTTGATATGTGGAATTCCGAAAATCTGAAAAGGGTTATTATGGGAGAAACGATCGGGACCCTTGTGCGGGATAAGTGA
- a CDS encoding recombinase family protein, with amino-acid sequence MQDKLKCAVYTRVSTDNQVEVEFNSCEAQKAKIVRDIFESYISSQSLSKVYEHLKTMVRTDISFSKSRISYILRNIIYTGKLNYGGKIYQGNHPALISDEIFNLAQEVHKEKVRSLRLYKNYSLTGLITCQECGSFMTPCHSNKMKNGKRNRYYYYRCTKTFKKDWNACGTKQVNANRLEDYIFQNLERISLDKHYLDSLVFKINNSNSGGHAGLELSAESSKICPEIVEGNLKTFVKGLSGRHGIERNLWAKKFIKKIKYGKDEIELSLYY; translated from the coding sequence ATGCAAGACAAATTAAAATGTGCCGTTTATACGAGAGTCAGTACGGACAACCAGGTAGAAGTGGAGTTTAATTCCTGTGAGGCTCAAAAAGCCAAAATTGTCCGTGATATTTTTGAAAGCTATATTTCCAGCCAGTCCCTTTCTAAAGTCTACGAACATTTGAAAACGATGGTTAGGACTGACATTTCCTTCTCAAAAAGCAGAATTTCCTATATTCTGCGAAACATTATTTATACTGGAAAGCTCAACTATGGAGGAAAGATCTATCAGGGAAATCATCCTGCCCTTATTTCTGATGAGATTTTCAACCTTGCTCAAGAGGTTCACAAAGAGAAAGTCCGATCTTTGAGATTGTATAAAAATTATTCTTTAACTGGCTTGATCACTTGCCAAGAATGCGGGTCATTTATGACACCTTGCCACTCGAATAAGATGAAGAATGGGAAAAGAAATCGTTACTACTATTACCGATGCACTAAAACTTTTAAAAAAGATTGGAACGCTTGCGGGACTAAGCAGGTTAACGCTAACAGATTAGAGGATTATATCTTCCAAAATCTTGAGCGAATCTCTCTTGATAAGCACTATCTCGATAGTTTGGTATTCAAGATCAATAATTCCAATTCGGGCGGCCATGCAGGACTCGAACTTTCGGCCGAGTCCTCCAAAATCTGCCCGGAAATCGTCGAAGGGAACCTAAAAACATTTGTCAAAGGACTATCGGGAAGACATGGGATCGAAAGAAATCTTTGGGCAAAAAAATTTATTAAGAAAATCAAATACGGCAAGGATGAAATTGAATTAAGTCTCTATTATTAA
- a CDS encoding helix-turn-helix transcriptional regulator, giving the protein MDILSNKIISKNVRKYRIKTGLSQDKLARKANVPYSTYIKIESGHTPNPSIQTVVSIAEALKISLDELIYKDKK; this is encoded by the coding sequence ATGGATATATTATCAAATAAAATAATTTCTAAAAATGTTCGAAAATACAGGATCAAGACTGGTTTATCTCAGGATAAACTGGCAAGGAAGGCAAATGTGCCTTATAGTACCTACATTAAAATTGAATCGGGTCATACTCCCAATCCCTCCATACAGACAGTTGTCAGTATTGCAGAAGCTCTGAAAATATCCTTGGACGAACTTATATATAAGGATAAAAAGTAA
- the tatA gene encoding twin-arginine translocase TatA/TatE family subunit — MPGFSEWVVILLIILLLFGAKRLPEIAKSLGKGINEFKKAIKGEDNEEDKKLGEGKK, encoded by the coding sequence ATGCCAGGTTTTTCCGAATGGGTGGTTATCTTACTTATTATTCTCTTGCTTTTTGGAGCCAAGCGCCTTCCAGAAATCGCGAAATCTTTGGGAAAAGGTATTAACGAATTCAAGAAGGCGATTAAAGGTGAAGACAACGAGGAAGACAAAAAGTTGGGTGAGGGGAAAAAATAG
- a CDS encoding voltage-gated chloride channel family protein: MKLDYEPLQLLPQVIKWFILALVIGVLGGSASAFFLISLDWVTQWRESHLWIIAGLPLSGFLIGLIYHHLGKKVESGNNLILDEIHDPKKVVPFRMAPLILLSTLATHLFGGSAGREGTAVQMGGSLADQLSIPFRLQAQDRRILLMAGMSAGFASVFGTPLAGAIFGLEVLAIGRLRYDAILPCFVAAIVGDQVALMWGVHHSLYSVQNIPSFSISGLLQVSLAGIIFGLISMLFSNTTHQITRISKKYITYNPLRLFIGGIIVLLLIKLCGTTKYIGLGIPTMIQSFIAQLPPWDFLAKLIFTSLTLGMGFKGGEVTPLFFIGATLGNALGYLLGLSTPLLAGLGFVAVFAGAANTPLTCTILAIEIFGPSMGVYASIACVMSYLFSGHAGIYHSQKIDVRKNFD, translated from the coding sequence ATGAAACTAGATTACGAACCCTTACAATTGCTTCCTCAAGTCATAAAATGGTTTATCCTCGCCCTGGTCATTGGTGTTTTGGGAGGGAGTGCCTCCGCTTTTTTTCTTATCTCTCTGGATTGGGTGACCCAATGGCGTGAATCTCACCTTTGGATCATTGCAGGACTCCCCCTCTCTGGCTTTCTGATTGGGCTGATTTATCATCATTTGGGAAAAAAAGTTGAATCTGGAAATAATCTTATTTTAGATGAAATTCATGATCCTAAAAAAGTAGTCCCCTTTCGAATGGCCCCGCTGATTCTTTTATCAACGCTTGCAACCCATCTTTTTGGAGGCTCTGCAGGAAGAGAGGGGACCGCAGTTCAAATGGGAGGATCTCTCGCAGATCAACTCTCGATTCCCTTTCGTCTACAAGCTCAAGACCGGAGAATTTTGCTCATGGCTGGGATGAGTGCGGGTTTCGCATCTGTTTTTGGAACCCCTTTGGCAGGGGCAATCTTTGGATTAGAGGTGCTAGCCATCGGACGACTCCGATACGATGCTATTCTCCCTTGTTTTGTAGCAGCGATTGTTGGAGATCAAGTAGCGCTGATGTGGGGAGTTCATCATTCACTTTATTCTGTTCAAAACATCCCCTCCTTTTCTATCAGCGGCCTATTGCAAGTGTCGTTAGCAGGAATAATCTTTGGTTTGATCAGCATGCTTTTTTCAAACACGACACATCAAATCACCCGCATCTCAAAAAAATATATCACCTACAATCCCCTACGTCTTTTCATTGGGGGAATCATCGTTCTACTCCTGATTAAACTTTGCGGAACCACGAAATATATTGGATTGGGTATTCCCACCATGATTCAATCCTTTATCGCACAACTTCCTCCATGGGATTTTTTGGCAAAATTAATCTTTACCTCTCTTACGCTTGGGATGGGATTTAAGGGCGGAGAAGTCACTCCTTTATTTTTTATCGGAGCCACTCTGGGAAATGCACTGGGTTATTTGTTAGGGCTTTCAACACCCCTTTTAGCGGGTCTTGGATTTGTAGCTGTCTTTGCGGGAGCGGCCAATACCCCCCTCACTTGTACAATTCTTGCGATTGAAATTTTTGGACCCTCAATGGGTGTTTACGCCAGCATCGCTTGTGTTATGAGTTACCTTTTTTCAGGCCATGCGGGCATTTACCATTCACAGAAAATAGATGTAAGAAAAAATTTTGATTAA
- the rpsB gene encoding 30S ribosomal protein S2: MEVSVRELLEAGAHFGHQSSRWNPKMKKFIFEERNGIHIIDLQKTVNQFKTAVQFLAHCIEQGEAILMVGTKKQAKEIVKTAAQQCGAFWVTERWLGGTLTNLQTIRKSVGRFKEIEQMQADGTMAQLSKKESASLTRELHKLKKNLMGIREMDRKPGALFVIDPNREKIAVEEARRLGVPIVALIDTNCDPDKIDYPIACNDDAIRTISLLVTKVEEIILQARGMNKDKASNVEAQASQEIA; encoded by the coding sequence ATAGAGGTAAGTGTCAGAGAACTTTTAGAAGCGGGAGCTCATTTTGGGCATCAATCCAGTAGGTGGAATCCCAAAATGAAGAAGTTTATCTTTGAAGAGAGAAATGGAATTCATATCATCGATCTTCAAAAAACAGTGAATCAATTTAAAACAGCAGTTCAGTTTTTAGCTCATTGTATTGAGCAAGGTGAAGCCATTTTAATGGTGGGAACCAAGAAACAAGCCAAAGAAATTGTCAAGACAGCTGCTCAGCAGTGTGGAGCTTTTTGGGTGACGGAGCGATGGCTGGGAGGAACACTCACCAATCTTCAGACCATTCGTAAGAGCGTCGGACGTTTTAAAGAAATTGAGCAAATGCAGGCTGACGGAACGATGGCTCAACTCAGCAAGAAGGAATCTGCAAGTTTGACCCGAGAGCTTCATAAATTAAAGAAAAATTTAATGGGCATTCGCGAGATGGATCGTAAACCGGGAGCTTTGTTTGTCATTGACCCCAATCGAGAGAAAATTGCGGTTGAGGAAGCGCGGCGTTTGGGGGTTCCGATTGTGGCCCTCATTGATACCAATTGTGATCCCGATAAAATTGATTATCCGATCGCTTGTAATGACGATGCCATTAGAACTATCAGCCTTTTGGTCACCAAAGTCGAAGAAATTATTTTACAAGCTCGAGGAATGAATAAAGATAAAGCTTCAAATGTTGAAGCCCAGGCATCACAGGAGATTGCTTAA
- the tsf gene encoding translation elongation factor Ts, giving the protein MEIHKDLVKELREKTNAGVMDCKKALAQSKGDLGSAVQILKKKGVAVAEKKSQREASEGLIFSYIHMGGKIGVLLEINCETDFVARNGIFQALAKDVALQIAGSHPTPLYISRDKIEPRVASHARQEFEKEAAGKNPDAMKKIIEGKLEKYYQQICLLDQPFIKDGNLTIQQLIQSKIAELGENIVVRRFVRYQIGE; this is encoded by the coding sequence ATGGAGATTCATAAGGACTTGGTCAAGGAGCTTCGCGAAAAAACGAATGCGGGCGTCATGGACTGTAAAAAAGCCCTTGCACAGTCCAAAGGAGATTTAGGGAGCGCCGTTCAAATTCTAAAAAAGAAGGGAGTTGCGGTTGCCGAGAAAAAGTCTCAGAGAGAGGCCTCAGAGGGTCTGATTTTTTCCTATATTCACATGGGAGGAAAAATCGGGGTTCTTCTGGAAATCAATTGCGAAACGGATTTTGTTGCTCGAAATGGGATTTTTCAAGCCTTGGCAAAGGATGTTGCCCTTCAGATTGCAGGTTCTCATCCTACCCCTCTCTATATTTCCAGAGACAAGATTGAACCGCGTGTCGCGAGCCATGCCCGACAGGAATTTGAGAAAGAAGCTGCTGGGAAAAATCCTGATGCAATGAAAAAAATCATCGAGGGAAAACTCGAAAAATATTATCAGCAAATCTGTTTACTCGATCAACCTTTTATTAAAGATGGAAATCTAACCATTCAGCAATTGATTCAGTCTAAAATTGCCGAGTTGGGAGAAAATATTGTTGTTCGCAGATTCGTTCGCTATCAGATAGGCGAATAA
- a CDS encoding MFS transporter has translation MIRSPSMKFVILIGFVSLFADVTYEGARSITGPFLATFGASAATVGFIAGFGELIGYGLRLVSGYVSDKTGRYWTIIFIGYAINLFAVPLLALAGNWKMAGILIIAERTGKAIRSPARDAMLSHATSEIGHGWGFGFHEAMDQIGAMLGPLIVSSVLYFKGSYKTGFLVLLIPALLALSVLSLARFLYPHPKDLEKVTPHFESKSLSKIYWIYLSAVVLIAAGYADFPLIAYHFEKVESIPKIWIPVSYSIAMGIDTLSALFFGRWFDRKGLSILIVASVIASFFAPLVFLGGFYQAILGMGLWGLGMGAQESVMRAAIAQMVSTDRRGTAYGIFNAGYGLFWFLGSVILGKLYDVSILSMIFFSILTQLLSVPLLFLVRGNKRQV, from the coding sequence ATGATTCGTTCTCCCTCCATGAAATTTGTCATCCTCATTGGATTTGTAAGTCTTTTTGCAGATGTGACGTATGAAGGGGCCAGAAGTATTACAGGCCCTTTTTTGGCAACGTTTGGAGCGAGTGCTGCTACAGTTGGCTTTATCGCTGGTTTTGGAGAACTCATCGGGTATGGTTTGCGCCTTGTCTCGGGTTATGTCAGTGATAAAACTGGGCGATACTGGACCATCATCTTTATAGGGTATGCCATAAATCTTTTCGCTGTCCCTCTCCTGGCTCTTGCGGGAAATTGGAAGATGGCTGGCATATTAATCATTGCCGAAAGAACAGGAAAAGCCATTCGTTCACCAGCTCGAGATGCCATGCTTTCCCATGCAACATCAGAAATAGGACATGGCTGGGGATTTGGCTTTCATGAAGCTATGGACCAAATCGGTGCCATGTTGGGCCCTCTCATCGTCTCATCCGTTCTTTACTTTAAAGGAAGTTACAAAACAGGATTTTTAGTTTTGCTTATTCCGGCGCTCTTGGCCCTCAGTGTCCTTTCGCTGGCACGATTTCTTTATCCTCATCCAAAAGATTTAGAAAAAGTAACGCCTCATTTCGAGTCAAAAAGCCTTTCAAAAATCTATTGGATTTATCTTTCCGCTGTCGTTTTAATTGCAGCAGGGTATGCAGATTTTCCTCTGATCGCCTATCATTTTGAAAAGGTCGAGAGTATTCCAAAAATATGGATCCCTGTTTCTTACTCGATTGCCATGGGAATCGATACTCTTTCAGCGCTCTTTTTTGGGCGATGGTTTGACCGCAAAGGCCTTTCCATTTTGATTGTAGCTTCAGTAATCGCCTCATTTTTTGCCCCTTTGGTATTTCTGGGTGGTTTTTATCAGGCCATCTTAGGGATGGGGTTATGGGGTTTAGGAATGGGGGCTCAAGAATCTGTCATGCGTGCCGCCATTGCTCAAATGGTTTCAACTGACCGAAGGGGAACGGCATACGGCATTTTTAATGCAGGTTATGGTTTATTTTGGTTTTTGGGAAGTGTCATTTTAGGAAAGCTTTATGATGTTTCTATTCTTTCTATGATTTTCTTTTCGATCTTGACACAACTTCTTTCGGTTCCTTTATTATTTTTAGTAAGAGGAAATAAAAGGCAAGTATGA